The proteins below are encoded in one region of Caulobacter henricii:
- a CDS encoding pentapeptide repeat-containing protein produces MTPIARLAALVLSLATVASAQPVLAQNAGQIAKVRKGASCPGCNLFQADLTGLTLRGLNLSGARLRQAELSTVVMNRTRFARADLRDANAYGGVFSGASFAGADLTNASFVGTYLAGANFTGANLGGVNFSGAEMNRALGLTQAQLNRACGDPATRLPRGLTLPGCR; encoded by the coding sequence ATGACACCGATCGCCCGCCTTGCCGCCCTTGTCCTCAGCCTTGCCACTGTGGCGAGCGCCCAGCCTGTGCTGGCCCAGAACGCCGGTCAGATCGCCAAGGTGCGCAAGGGTGCCAGTTGCCCGGGTTGCAATCTCTTTCAGGCGGACCTTACCGGCCTGACCCTGCGCGGTCTCAATCTGTCCGGAGCACGACTGCGCCAGGCCGAGCTCTCCACGGTCGTCATGAACCGCACCCGTTTCGCGAGGGCGGATCTTCGCGATGCCAATGCCTATGGCGGCGTATTCAGCGGAGCCAGCTTTGCCGGGGCGGATCTGACCAATGCCAGCTTTGTCGGCACCTACCTTGCGGGGGCCAATTTCACCGGGGCCAATCTGGGTGGTGTCAATTTCTCGGGGGCCGAAATGAACCGCGCCCTGGGACTGACCCAGGCCCAGCTGAACCGGGCCTGCGGCGATCCCGCCACCCGTTTACCGCGTGGCCTTACCCTTCCCGGTTGCCGTTAA
- a CDS encoding NADH:ubiquinone oxidoreductase subunit NDUFA12, with protein sequence MLKAIFTWWNGATLGQRFHIGRRGVFVGQDDFGNRYFEARDASDSYDSHKRRWVIYDGYAEASKVPAEWSGWLHYTFDEPPTTNPLPRRSWEKDHIPNLTGTVHAWRPKGSLSRGGERAVATSDYQPWKPE encoded by the coding sequence GTGCTGAAAGCGATCTTCACGTGGTGGAATGGCGCGACCCTCGGTCAGCGCTTCCACATTGGCCGTCGCGGCGTGTTCGTGGGTCAGGACGATTTCGGCAATCGCTATTTCGAAGCCCGTGACGCCAGCGACAGCTATGACAGCCACAAGCGCCGCTGGGTGATCTATGACGGTTATGCCGAGGCTTCGAAGGTGCCGGCCGAATGGAGCGGCTGGTTGCACTATACCTTCGATGAGCCGCCGACCACGAACCCGCTGCCGCGTCGCAGCTGGGAAAAGGATCACATCCCCAACCTGACCGGGACCGTCCACGCCTGGCGTCCAAAGGGCTCCCTGTCGCGGGGCGGAGAGCGCGCCGTAGCGACGAGCGACTACCAGCCCTGGAAGCCGGAATAG
- the aroQ gene encoding type II 3-dehydroquinate dehydratase produces the protein MVKPIHVLSGPNLNLLGTREPEIYGKDTLDDVRARCEARAATHGHSVVFLQSNHEGQLIDWVQEARVSASALILNPAGYGHTSIALLDALKTLSIPVIECHLSNPAAREEFRRHTYVSLAATGIVSGFGAASYELAIEAAIGLIGAN, from the coding sequence ATGGTAAAACCGATCCATGTGCTGAGCGGCCCCAATCTCAACTTGTTGGGAACGCGTGAGCCCGAGATCTATGGCAAGGACACGCTGGACGATGTCCGGGCGCGCTGCGAGGCGCGTGCGGCAACGCATGGCCATTCGGTGGTCTTCCTTCAGTCCAACCACGAGGGCCAGTTGATCGACTGGGTCCAGGAGGCGCGTGTGTCGGCTTCCGCCCTGATCCTCAATCCGGCTGGCTACGGCCACACCTCGATTGCCTTGCTGGATGCCCTCAAGACCTTGAGCATCCCGGTGATCGAGTGCCACCTGTCCAACCCGGCGGCCAGGGAGGAATTCCGCCGCCATACGTATGTCTCGCTGGCAGCCACGGGGATCGTCTCCGGCTTCGGCGCGGCGAGTTATGAACTGGCGATCGAGGCCGCTATCGGCCTGATCGGCGCGAACTAG
- a CDS encoding pentapeptide repeat-containing protein, producing the protein MSRMGVSLAVLTLALSTLAGQAQAGPEDKDVARLVSFGGMCVSCELSGRKLTGAKFTGANFDRAILIGADLRGAAFYGSNFSGADLSRADLRGAEMRGANFVNANFSDARLSGVESSGANLANANLSRADFSSSELHGANMVGANLGKANFSSAELTGANLMSVNARGADFRNAELNAANLTGGRFDQTDLRGVEMTGATLRGAIFHGADFRGADLSGASLGGADLSNAKGLDQDQLDEACGDSSTRLPRGLTVRACRGERRQIRVMVDFQRAKAEAEAQRAAAEGQRAAAEAQRAAQAAIPKPPKPPAPPKPPKY; encoded by the coding sequence ATGTCCCGCATGGGCGTTTCACTCGCGGTTCTGACCCTGGCCCTTTCGACCCTGGCCGGACAGGCCCAAGCCGGTCCTGAGGACAAGGACGTCGCTCGGCTGGTGTCGTTCGGCGGCATGTGCGTCAGCTGCGAGCTGTCGGGCCGCAAGCTGACCGGTGCCAAGTTCACCGGTGCCAATTTTGACCGCGCGATCCTGATTGGCGCGGACCTCCGGGGTGCAGCCTTCTACGGCTCCAACTTCTCAGGTGCGGATCTGAGCCGTGCCGATCTTCGCGGGGCCGAGATGCGGGGTGCCAATTTCGTCAATGCCAACTTTTCCGATGCCCGCCTGTCGGGCGTGGAAAGCAGCGGCGCAAACCTGGCCAATGCCAATCTCAGCCGCGCCGACTTCTCATCATCTGAACTGCACGGTGCCAACATGGTCGGGGCCAATCTCGGCAAGGCCAACTTCTCCAGTGCGGAACTGACAGGGGCAAACCTGATGTCGGTCAATGCCCGCGGAGCCGATTTCCGGAACGCCGAGCTCAATGCCGCCAACCTGACCGGCGGCCGGTTCGACCAGACCGACCTGCGGGGCGTGGAGATGACCGGGGCAACCCTGCGCGGCGCGATCTTCCATGGTGCCGATTTCCGTGGCGCGGACCTGTCGGGCGCGTCACTGGGCGGCGCGGACCTGTCCAATGCGAAAGGTCTGGACCAGGATCAGCTGGACGAGGCCTGCGGGGACAGCTCGACCCGACTGCCGCGCGGACTGACGGTACGTGCCTGCCGTGGCGAGCGGCGGCAGATCCGCGTGATGGTCGACTTTCAGCGGGCCAAGGCCGAGGCCGAGGCTCAGCGCGCCGCCGCCGAAGGGCAACGGGCGGCCGCAGAGGCCCAGCGCGCGGCTCAGGCTGCAATCCCCAAGCCGCCCAAGCCGCCAGCACCGCCCAAGCCCCCCAAGTACTAG
- the aat gene encoding leucyl/phenylalanyl-tRNA--protein transferase encodes MDAFTVDDLIRCYERGVFPMADAREDDSIFLIDPERRGVLPLEGVHIPRRLARTVRSDLFQVRIDSAFDGVVEACAASRPGRLETWINAPIQQMYGALFARGLAHSVECWREGRMVGGLYGVALGAAFFGESMFSTERDASKVALAHLTARLKFGGYTLLDTQFITDHLQQFGAVEIPRADYRRRLRSALPGLADFYRFSAGATGAEVLQAISQAS; translated from the coding sequence ATGGACGCCTTCACAGTCGATGATCTGATCCGATGCTACGAGCGCGGCGTCTTTCCGATGGCGGACGCGCGTGAGGATGACAGCATCTTCCTGATCGACCCGGAGCGACGGGGCGTGTTGCCGCTTGAGGGCGTCCACATCCCCCGTCGCCTCGCGAGGACGGTTCGTTCGGATCTCTTCCAGGTCCGGATCGACAGCGCCTTCGATGGCGTCGTTGAGGCCTGCGCGGCCTCCCGTCCCGGCCGGCTGGAAACCTGGATCAATGCCCCGATCCAGCAGATGTATGGGGCGCTGTTTGCCCGTGGCCTGGCCCACTCCGTCGAATGCTGGCGGGAGGGTCGGATGGTCGGAGGTCTCTACGGCGTCGCCTTGGGCGCGGCCTTTTTCGGCGAAAGCATGTTTTCGACCGAACGCGACGCCAGCAAGGTGGCGCTGGCCCATCTGACGGCGCGGCTGAAGTTCGGCGGCTACACGCTGCTCGACACCCAGTTCATCACCGACCATCTGCAGCAGTTCGGAGCCGTCGAAATTCCGAGAGCAGACTACCGGCGGCGTCTCAGGAGCGCCTTGCCGGGCCTGGCCGACTTCTACCGCTTCTCGGCGGGCGCAACCGGCGCGGAGGTCTTGCAGGCGATCAGCCAGGCGTCATAG
- a CDS encoding ribonucleotide reductase — MRSQSGIVDQPYRAERRELERCNGVVEVLAPSTWTDARVEAWLDWFGEPQAADELLGGGPARYAEGLAKAGLAKGLFADPADAGAFQDALLTTMLSGLATPGSAGLALTPLPDIAEIEFRHAAEAQLGRLRSHALASRAAERLDAALAQVGDTVQRCHGDAKACADPRKNSALARAARRARDLGADDRMISEAIALAGASRTPLLDHSAPPKISMVASGSRATVSAGDDNASFAAQIGWETSALTLALSLEDTEVLVRGSGFGAVIDACAFQKDVGFDIQGFTYAVHIWATALEIERGEQPARLGLAGVGDWLLTQGLSLASSDGRDGAAALWALTVGAALSASAEAAASLGAEPAFIQDRQIVLRGLAERRVRAAALRSPLASEAATALAMAHGLAKKHGLRSCALISAFEDPEAALRLGSRPTGWAGVASPVSVTQTADGLLVPAFSAAAFGCLSGAKADIDAARRHALGHGSLIDSPAIDHAVLQARGFTSHEIEQVEDALRSANGLRQAFAPAIVGAGFLSDVLGAPSRALAQADFDTLAFAGFSPAEILTAEHHALGTGRLADCEALSPEIRAVFLSAEAPVLADRLAMVVAVETFACLPVPVELHLPFDSRPADGARLQAAAARAGVRALRLQRAEPPASFKLDLPEEPVETPRPAAREPIVTERVIEKIVERDRSRRKLPDRRKGYIQKAAVGGHKVYLHTGEYDDGEVGEIFIDMHKEGAAFRSLMNNFAIAVSLGLQHGVPLDEFVDAFVFTRFEPAGPVTGNDSIKSATSILDYVFRELGVSYLGRDDLANADPQEFNADGLGHGKADAPEAAAEPLPASKFISKGFSRGAATDNLVFLPFGGRKLEDSGRAASSEADFCPACGDIALTQRGAITVCDSCGTQSNRSEPAS, encoded by the coding sequence ATGCGCAGTCAGTCCGGAATTGTCGATCAACCTTACCGGGCGGAACGACGCGAGCTTGAGCGCTGCAACGGCGTCGTTGAGGTCCTCGCACCCTCCACCTGGACCGATGCTCGGGTCGAAGCCTGGCTGGATTGGTTCGGTGAACCCCAGGCGGCAGACGAACTCTTGGGAGGCGGGCCGGCCCGCTATGCCGAAGGTCTCGCCAAGGCGGGCCTGGCCAAGGGCCTGTTCGCCGATCCTGCGGATGCCGGCGCGTTCCAGGACGCACTGCTGACGACCATGCTCAGCGGCCTGGCGACGCCAGGCTCGGCCGGGTTGGCCCTGACGCCCCTGCCAGACATCGCCGAGATCGAATTTCGCCACGCCGCCGAAGCCCAGCTGGGGCGCCTGAGAAGCCATGCCCTGGCCAGCAGGGCCGCCGAACGGCTGGACGCTGCCCTTGCCCAGGTTGGAGACACCGTCCAGCGCTGCCATGGCGACGCCAAGGCCTGCGCAGATCCCCGCAAGAACAGCGCCCTCGCCCGCGCCGCCCGCCGGGCCCGCGACCTTGGGGCCGATGACCGGATGATCTCCGAAGCCATCGCCCTAGCCGGCGCCAGCCGGACACCGCTGCTTGATCACAGCGCGCCGCCGAAAATCTCGATGGTGGCGTCTGGCTCGCGCGCCACCGTTTCTGCCGGCGATGACAATGCCAGTTTCGCCGCCCAGATCGGCTGGGAAACCAGTGCCCTGACCCTGGCCCTATCCCTGGAAGACACCGAAGTCCTGGTCCGCGGGAGCGGGTTTGGTGCAGTGATCGATGCCTGCGCCTTTCAGAAGGACGTCGGCTTCGACATCCAGGGCTTCACCTATGCCGTTCACATCTGGGCGACGGCGCTGGAAATCGAGCGCGGGGAACAGCCCGCAAGGCTCGGCCTGGCCGGCGTCGGCGACTGGCTGCTGACCCAGGGCCTGTCCCTGGCGAGCAGTGACGGTCGCGACGGTGCCGCAGCCCTCTGGGCGCTGACCGTCGGTGCCGCCCTGTCCGCCAGTGCGGAAGCCGCTGCAAGCCTGGGGGCCGAACCGGCCTTCATCCAGGATCGGCAGATTGTCCTGCGCGGTCTCGCCGAGCGACGGGTACGGGCAGCCGCCCTGCGTTCACCCCTGGCCTCGGAAGCGGCCACGGCCCTGGCCATGGCCCACGGCCTGGCCAAGAAGCATGGACTGCGGTCCTGCGCCCTGATCTCGGCTTTCGAGGACCCCGAAGCGGCCCTTCGACTGGGTAGTCGCCCAACGGGCTGGGCGGGTGTCGCATCGCCGGTATCCGTCACCCAGACCGCGGATGGCCTGCTCGTGCCCGCATTCAGCGCTGCCGCCTTCGGATGCCTGTCCGGGGCCAAGGCCGATATAGACGCCGCGCGCCGCCATGCCCTCGGCCATGGATCTCTGATCGACTCTCCGGCCATCGACCACGCTGTCCTGCAGGCGCGAGGCTTTACATCCCACGAGATCGAACAGGTCGAGGACGCTCTGAGATCGGCCAACGGGCTTCGGCAGGCCTTTGCGCCGGCTATCGTCGGGGCCGGATTCCTGAGCGACGTCCTCGGTGCGCCATCCCGCGCCCTGGCCCAGGCCGATTTCGATACCCTGGCCTTTGCTGGCTTTTCGCCGGCCGAGATCCTCACCGCGGAGCACCATGCCCTCGGTACCGGCCGACTGGCCGACTGCGAGGCCCTCAGCCCCGAAATCCGTGCCGTCTTTCTCTCCGCCGAAGCGCCGGTCCTGGCCGATCGCCTGGCCATGGTGGTGGCCGTGGAGACCTTCGCCTGCCTGCCGGTACCGGTCGAGCTGCACCTGCCCTTCGACTCCCGGCCGGCGGATGGTGCACGCCTGCAGGCCGCAGCCGCCCGCGCCGGGGTACGCGCCCTTCGCCTGCAACGGGCCGAGCCGCCGGCCAGCTTCAAGCTGGACCTGCCGGAAGAACCCGTCGAGACGCCGCGACCGGCGGCTCGCGAACCCATCGTCACAGAGCGGGTCATTGAGAAGATCGTCGAGCGTGACCGCTCCCGCCGCAAGCTTCCGGACCGCCGCAAGGGCTATATCCAGAAGGCGGCCGTCGGGGGTCACAAGGTCTATCTGCATACCGGCGAGTATGACGATGGCGAGGTCGGCGAGATCTTCATCGACATGCACAAGGAAGGCGCCGCCTTCCGCAGCCTGATGAACAACTTTGCCATCGCCGTGTCGCTGGGCCTGCAGCATGGCGTGCCTCTGGACGAATTTGTCGATGCCTTTGTCTTCACGCGCTTTGAGCCGGCCGGACCGGTAACGGGCAACGACTCCATCAAGTCGGCGACCTCGATCCTCGACTATGTCTTCCGCGAACTCGGCGTTTCCTATCTCGGCCGGGACGACCTCGCCAATGCTGACCCGCAGGAGTTCAATGCGGACGGCCTGGGCCACGGCAAGGCCGACGCTCCCGAGGCTGCGGCCGAGCCCCTGCCCGCCAGCAAGTTCATCTCCAAGGGCTTCTCGCGTGGCGCGGCCACAGACAACCTTGTCTTCCTGCCGTTTGGTGGGCGCAAGCTCGAGGACAGTGGACGGGCCGCCAGCAGCGAAGCCGACTTCTGCCCGGCCTGCGGCGACATCGCCCTGACACAGCGCGGTGCCATCACGGTCTGTGACAGCTGCGGGACCCAGTCCAACCGCTCTGAGCCGGCCAGCTGA
- the accB gene encoding acetyl-CoA carboxylase biotin carboxyl carrier protein — protein sequence MSNSKASADPVETPSIDARLVRKLADILKDTGLSEIEVEHAGLKIRVARELTVAASATTYVQAPQAYAPQPAPAPMAGAAPVAEAPAAAAPAARAAGDLVKSPMVGTVYMSPQPGADAFIKVGDTVAAGQTLLIVEAMKTMNPISAPKAGKVVEILVGDAQPVEFGEPLVVIE from the coding sequence ATGTCCAATTCCAAGGCTTCCGCCGATCCGGTCGAAACTCCGTCGATCGACGCCCGCCTGGTCCGCAAACTGGCGGACATCCTGAAGGACACCGGCCTGAGCGAAATCGAGGTCGAGCACGCCGGACTGAAGATCCGGGTCGCGCGCGAACTGACCGTAGCCGCCTCGGCCACAACCTATGTCCAGGCCCCGCAAGCCTATGCGCCGCAACCTGCGCCGGCACCTATGGCTGGAGCGGCTCCGGTCGCTGAAGCGCCCGCCGCAGCCGCGCCCGCCGCACGCGCCGCCGGCGATCTGGTCAAGTCGCCGATGGTCGGCACCGTCTACATGTCGCCGCAGCCCGGCGCGGACGCCTTCATCAAGGTCGGTGACACGGTCGCAGCGGGCCAGACCCTGCTGATCGTCGAGGCCATGAAGACGATGAACCCGATCTCGGCCCCGAAGGCCGGCAAGGTCGTCGAGATCCTCGTCGGTGACGCCCAGCCCGTCGAGTTCGGCGAACCCCTCGTCGTCATCGAGTAA
- the accC gene encoding acetyl-CoA carboxylase biotin carboxylase subunit translates to MFDKILIANRGEIALRVHRACKEMGIATVAVHSEADSNSMWVRLADESVCIGPAPAAKSYLNIPSIIAACEITGAQAVHPGYGFLSENARFAEIVGAHGFTFIGPKPEHIRMMGDKITAKQAVKDAGIPVVPGSDGGVATEEEAFAAADLIGFPVLIKAASGGGGRGMKVAQTREDLAEAVSTARSEARAAFGDDTVYMERYLQKPRHIEIQVIADSHGNVVHLGERDCSLQRRHQKVLEEAPSPALGAADRAKIGKIVVDAVKAIGYLGVGTIEFLWENGEFFFIEMNTRLQVEHPVTEAITGIDLVREQIRIAAGLPLSFTQADVVFEGHAIECRINAENARTFTPSPGTITDFHAPGGLGVRLDSAIYTGYAIPPYYDSLIGKLIVHGRDRQECIARLRRCLGEMVVGGIETTIPLFQDLLVQPDILAGDYDIHWLERWIKAQG, encoded by the coding sequence ATGTTTGACAAGATTCTGATCGCGAACCGGGGCGAGATCGCGCTCCGGGTTCACCGCGCCTGCAAGGAAATGGGCATCGCCACTGTGGCGGTCCACTCCGAGGCCGACTCCAACTCCATGTGGGTGCGCCTGGCCGACGAAAGCGTCTGCATCGGCCCCGCCCCCGCCGCCAAGAGCTACCTGAACATCCCGTCGATCATCGCCGCTTGCGAGATCACCGGCGCCCAGGCGGTCCACCCCGGCTACGGCTTCCTCTCCGAGAACGCCCGCTTCGCCGAGATCGTGGGCGCACACGGCTTCACCTTCATCGGTCCCAAGCCGGAACATATCCGGATGATGGGCGACAAGATCACCGCCAAGCAGGCCGTGAAGGACGCCGGCATCCCCGTCGTTCCCGGTTCCGACGGCGGCGTGGCGACCGAGGAAGAGGCCTTTGCGGCCGCCGACCTGATCGGCTTCCCCGTGCTGATCAAGGCCGCCTCCGGCGGCGGCGGTCGCGGCATGAAGGTCGCCCAGACGCGTGAGGATCTGGCCGAAGCGGTTTCGACCGCCCGCTCGGAAGCCCGTGCGGCCTTCGGCGACGACACGGTCTATATGGAGCGCTACCTCCAGAAGCCGCGCCACATCGAGATCCAGGTCATCGCCGACAGCCACGGCAATGTCGTGCACCTGGGCGAACGCGACTGTTCGCTGCAGCGCCGCCACCAGAAGGTTCTGGAAGAAGCCCCCTCGCCCGCCCTCGGCGCCGCCGATCGCGCCAAGATCGGCAAGATCGTCGTCGATGCGGTCAAGGCCATCGGCTATCTCGGCGTCGGCACCATCGAGTTCCTGTGGGAGAACGGCGAGTTCTTCTTCATCGAGATGAACACCCGCCTGCAGGTCGAACATCCGGTCACCGAGGCCATCACCGGCATCGACCTGGTCCGCGAGCAGATCCGCATCGCCGCAGGCCTGCCCCTGTCCTTCACCCAGGCCGACGTGGTGTTCGAAGGCCACGCCATCGAGTGCCGGATCAATGCCGAGAACGCCCGGACCTTCACGCCCTCGCCGGGCACCATCACCGACTTCCACGCCCCCGGCGGCCTGGGCGTTCGCCTGGATTCGGCGATCTATACCGGCTACGCGATCCCGCCCTATTACGACAGCCTGATCGGCAAGCTGATCGTCCATGGCCGCGACCGTCAGGAATGCATTGCCCGCCTGAGGCGCTGCCTGGGCGAGATGGTCGTCGGCGGTATCGAAACCACGATCCCGCTGTTCCAGGACCTGCTGGTCCAGCCAGACATCCTGGCGGGCGACTACGACATCCACTGGCTGGAGCGCTGGATCAAGGCGCAGGGCTAG
- a CDS encoding DUF2155 domain-containing protein, producing MTRRAKLGLVVLALSLTAVGGVSARQSTAPVALQAPSAPVAPAPDSVQPRPATPVVQSDAVEEQPVAKPAVVKPATAAKPLEPAKRARSNVAILQALDKVTTETMRFEAPVGQPIRYKTLIFTVRACETSASDEVAPESTAYVLVDTQPKAVAGRVAPPGRQVYKGWMYANSPGMNPLQHPVYDAWLIACKTSAPVAPAEKR from the coding sequence ATGACCCGCAGGGCGAAACTCGGCCTGGTCGTGCTGGCCCTTAGCCTGACGGCTGTTGGCGGCGTGTCCGCGCGTCAATCGACCGCCCCTGTAGCCCTGCAGGCCCCGTCGGCCCCCGTTGCTCCGGCACCGGACTCGGTCCAGCCGCGGCCGGCAACGCCCGTCGTTCAAAGCGATGCCGTAGAAGAACAACCGGTCGCCAAGCCCGCCGTCGTCAAGCCAGCAACAGCGGCCAAACCGCTCGAGCCAGCCAAGCGGGCGCGTTCGAACGTCGCCATTCTGCAGGCGCTCGACAAGGTGACCACCGAAACCATGCGGTTCGAGGCCCCGGTCGGCCAGCCCATCCGGTACAAGACGCTGATCTTCACGGTGCGGGCTTGCGAGACCTCGGCCTCCGACGAAGTGGCTCCGGAATCCACGGCCTATGTCCTGGTGGATACCCAGCCCAAGGCTGTGGCCGGTCGGGTCGCCCCTCCCGGGCGCCAGGTCTACAAGGGCTGGATGTACGCCAATTCGCCGGGCATGAACCCGTTGCAGCATCCCGTCTATGACGCCTGGCTGATCGCCTGCAAGACCTCCGCGCCGGTTGCGCCCGCCGAGAAGCGGTAG
- the aspS gene encoding aspartate--tRNA ligase produces the protein MTTMHAYRTHTCGALRASDTGADVRVSGWIHRKRDHGGLVFIDLRDHYGLTQLVLHPETPGFAIVERLRAESVIKVDGKVLARDAAAVNPNLPTGEIEIHVTAVEVLSEAAELPLPVFGEPDYPEEIRLKHRYLDLRRETLHKNIVLRSKVIHSIRHRMVEQGFLEYQTPILTASSPEGARDFLVPSRLHPGKFYALPQAPQQFKQLLMVSGFDRYFQIAPCFRDEDLRADRSLEFYQLDVEMSFVTQEDVFAAIEPVMHGVFEEFSGGKPVSPISGTHTFTNDFGASLEHKGFERLTYAQSMAWYGSDKPDLRNPIKMQDVSEHFRDGGFGLFAKILGADAKNKVWAIPAPTGGSRAFCDRMNSWAQGEGQPGLGYVFWSEDQGGWGGPIAKNLGEPVSALMESLGLKNGDAAFFVAGDPAVFAKFAGLARTRVGTELKLVDEEQFKFCWIVDFPMFEWNEDEKRVDFSHNPFSMPQGGLEALETQDPLTIRAYQYDIVCNGYELCSGAIRNHKPEIMLKAFETAGYGAEVVEEQFGGMLNAFRFGAPPHGGLAPGIDRIVMLLAEQVAIREVIAFPLNQQGQDLLMNAPAEAQDRQYKELHIRSAPPIKV, from the coding sequence ATGACCACGATGCACGCCTACCGCACCCACACCTGCGGCGCCCTTCGGGCTTCCGACACCGGCGCCGATGTCCGGGTCTCAGGCTGGATCCATCGCAAGCGCGACCATGGTGGCCTGGTCTTTATCGACCTGCGCGATCACTACGGCCTGACCCAACTGGTCCTGCATCCCGAAACGCCCGGCTTCGCCATCGTCGAGCGCCTGCGCGCCGAGAGCGTGATCAAGGTGGATGGCAAGGTGCTGGCCCGCGACGCCGCGGCGGTAAATCCCAACCTGCCGACCGGCGAGATCGAGATCCACGTCACCGCCGTGGAAGTGCTTTCGGAAGCCGCCGAGCTGCCGCTGCCGGTGTTCGGCGAGCCGGACTATCCCGAAGAAATCCGCCTCAAGCACCGCTATCTGGATCTGCGCCGCGAGACCCTGCACAAGAACATCGTGCTGCGCAGCAAGGTGATCCACTCGATCCGTCACCGCATGGTCGAGCAGGGTTTCCTTGAGTATCAGACCCCGATCCTGACGGCCTCATCGCCGGAAGGCGCACGCGACTTCCTGGTGCCGTCGCGTCTGCATCCTGGCAAGTTCTACGCCCTGCCTCAGGCCCCGCAGCAGTTCAAGCAGCTGCTGATGGTCTCGGGCTTCGACCGCTACTTCCAGATCGCCCCGTGCTTCCGCGACGAAGACCTGCGCGCCGACCGCTCGCTGGAATTCTACCAGCTCGACGTCGAGATGAGCTTCGTCACCCAGGAAGACGTGTTCGCGGCCATCGAGCCGGTGATGCACGGCGTGTTCGAGGAATTCTCGGGCGGCAAGCCGGTCTCGCCGATCTCGGGCACCCATACCTTCACCAACGATTTCGGCGCGTCGCTGGAGCACAAGGGTTTTGAGCGCCTGACCTATGCCCAGTCGATGGCCTGGTACGGCAGCGACAAGCCTGACCTGCGCAACCCGATCAAGATGCAGGATGTCTCCGAACATTTCCGCGACGGCGGTTTTGGCCTGTTCGCCAAGATCCTCGGCGCTGATGCCAAGAACAAGGTGTGGGCCATTCCCGCACCGACCGGCGGCAGCCGCGCCTTCTGCGACCGCATGAACAGCTGGGCCCAGGGCGAAGGCCAGCCCGGCCTTGGCTATGTCTTCTGGTCGGAAGACCAGGGCGGCTGGGGTGGCCCGATCGCCAAGAACCTCGGGGAGCCAGTCTCGGCCCTGATGGAGAGCCTCGGCCTGAAGAACGGCGACGCCGCCTTCTTCGTGGCTGGCGATCCGGCTGTCTTCGCCAAGTTCGCTGGTCTGGCGCGCACCCGCGTCGGGACCGAGCTGAAGCTGGTGGACGAAGAGCAGTTCAAGTTCTGCTGGATCGTCGACTTCCCGATGTTCGAGTGGAACGAGGACGAGAAGCGCGTCGACTTCTCGCACAACCCGTTCTCGATGCCACAGGGCGGTCTTGAGGCCCTGGAGACCCAGGACCCGCTGACCATCCGCGCCTATCAGTACGACATCGTCTGCAATGGCTACGAGCTGTGCTCGGGCGCGATCCGGAACCACAAGCCCGAGATCATGCTCAAGGCCTTCGAGACCGCCGGCTATGGCGCCGAGGTTGTCGAGGAGCAGTTTGGCGGAATGCTGAACGCCTTCCGCTTCGGGGCTCCCCCGCACGGCGGTCTGGCCCCCGGCATCGACCGCATCGTCATGCTGCTCGCCGAGCAGGTCGCCATCCGCGAGGTCATCGCCTTCCCGCTGAACCAGCAGGGCCAGGATCTGCTGATGAATGCCCCGGCTGAAGCCCAGGACCGGCAGTACAAGGAACTGCACATCCGTTCGGCACCGCCGATCAAGGTCTAG
- the thiS gene encoding sulfur carrier protein ThiS has product MRLFLNGDERDIADVSSVADLVQVLGLDARKVAVERNLEIVPRSTYGETALSDGDRIEIVTFIGGG; this is encoded by the coding sequence ATGAGGCTTTTTCTGAATGGCGACGAGCGAGACATCGCTGACGTTTCCAGCGTCGCAGATCTCGTTCAAGTCCTGGGTCTCGACGCCCGCAAGGTCGCTGTGGAACGCAATCTCGAGATCGTGCCGCGATCGACCTATGGCGAAACGGCCCTGTCGGACGGCGATCGCATCGAGATCGTGACATTTATCGGCGGCG